The proteins below are encoded in one region of Silene latifolia isolate original U9 population chromosome 2, ASM4854445v1, whole genome shotgun sequence:
- the LOC141641179 gene encoding uncharacterized protein LOC141641179, which yields MYIKGQNWLDYVPYASSSWTWRKICQVKDQFKPAYCTGKWSTNTGRYNVSVGYSWLQGDQTKVSWYPVIWNMLNLPKHSFIGWLAIQCRLMTKDRLIRFGIINEGTCDMCMAQPEDHTHLLYSCRFSASCWNMLAAWLGVVFPSTWILDWCCLWRCRSLMKKKLVITAVLAMVYQIWMAQNICRLESKLLHPSYVVNNVQAMVKRRGHDWKWTSKYERMQWTPWM from the coding sequence ATGTATATCAAAGGTCAGAATTGGCTGGATTATGTCCCATATGCTAGTTCAAGTTGGACATGGAGGAAAATTTGCCAGGTCAAGGATCAGTTCAAGCCTGCCTACTGTACTGGCAAATGGAGTACCAACACAGGGAGATATAATGTATCTGTGGGGTATTCTTGGTTGCAAGGGGATCAGACTAAAGTTTCTTGGTACCCTGTTATCTGGAACATGCTCAATCTTCCCAAGCACTCTTTTATAGGCTGGTTGGCTATCCAATGTAGACTGATGACAAAGGATAGACTGATCAGATTTGGCATCATCAATGAAGGCACTTGTGATATGTGTATGGCGCAGCCTGAGGACCATACTCATCTGCTGTATAGTTGCAGGTTCAGTGCTAGTTGCTGGAATATGTTAGCTGCCTGGTTGGGTGTTGTTTTTCCTAGTACATGGATACTGGACTGGTGCTGCTTGTGGAGATGCCGGTCATTAATGAAAAAGAAGCTTGTTATCACTGCTGTTCTGGCAATGGTCTATCAGATTTGGATGGCTCAAAATATTTGTCGGTTGGAGAGTAAGTTACTTCATCCTTCTTATGTGGTCAATAATGTTCAAGCCATGGTGAAAAGAAGAGGACATGATTGGAAGTGGACATCCAAGTATGAACGTATGCAATGGACACCTTGGATGTAA
- the LOC141641180 gene encoding uncharacterized protein LOC141641180: MAQVHRATVQKGKLVTDEHRLLLTTVVTDKEIKDALFSISADKTPGPDGYTSQFFKDAFDTIGSDLIEVVKEFLSSGKMLKQVNSTTLTLIPKKERPLTVADFRPIACCNVVYKVISKVICNRLASVLLDIWGKASISIILRAFATFFIASGLVMNSEKSDIYFNGMSNEDVQYVLGVSGFRERKFPFRYLGIPISYKRMVVGDRSRLFEKVVLRIRGWGARKLSYAGRLVLVQAVLSQLHSFWSRIFIIPIIVMDRIEQICRNYLWSGSDDFHKTSHVAWDKVCLDKKFGGLGIVNCKLWNVAMLGKYVWWLAEKADHLWIR, from the exons ATGGCACAGGTTCATAGAGCTACTGTTCAGAAAGGGAAACTTGTGACTGATGAGCATAGACTCTTGTTAACTACTGTTGTGACTGATAAGGAGATTAAGGATGCTTTATTTTCTATATCTGCTGATAAAacacctggacctgatgggtatacCTCTCAATTTTTTAAAGATGCTTTTGACACTATTGGGTCTGATCTTATAGAGGTTGTGAAGGAGTTTTTATCTTCTGGGAAAATGCTAAAACAAGTTAATTCTACCACTCTGACTTTGATTCCAAAGAAGGAAAGGCCTCTGACTGTGGCTGATTTTAGACCCATTGCCTGCTGCAATGTGGTCTATAAGGTTATCTCTAAAGTGATTTGTAATAGACTAGCCTCTGTGTTGCTTGATATTT GGGGCAAGGCTTCAATTAGCATAATTCTTAGAGCCTTTGCTACATTCTTTATTGCTTCTGGACTGGTTATGAATAGTGAGAAGTCTGATATTTATTTCAATGGTATGAGTAATGAGGATGTTCAGTATGTTCTGGGAGTTTCAGGGTTCAGAGAAAGGAAATTTCCATTCAGGTACCTTGGTATTCCCATATCCTATAAAAGAATGGTTGTGGGGGACCGTTCTAGATTATTTGAGAAAGTGGTGTTGAGGATTCGTGGATGGGGAGCCAGGAAACTTAGCTATGCAGGTCGGCTTGTTCTTGTTCAGGCAGTACTATCACAACTCCATAGTTTCTGGTCACGTATCTTTATCATTCCCATTATAGTGATGGATAGAATTGAACAAATCTGTAGGAACTATCTTTGGAGTGGCTCTGATGATTTTCACAAAACTTCTCATGTGGCTTGGGATAAGGTTTGTCTTGACAAGAAATTTGGTGGTCTCGGTATTGTTAATTGCAAACTATGGAATGTGGCTATGCTGGGAAAATATGTCTGGTGGTTAGCTGAAAAGGCTGACCATCTTTGGATTAGATAG